The Gracilinanus agilis isolate LMUSP501 unplaced genomic scaffold, AgileGrace unplaced_scaffold8875, whole genome shotgun sequence genome contains a region encoding:
- the LOC123256694 gene encoding ribose-phosphate pyrophosphokinase 1-like has translation VEIGESVRGEDVYIVQSGCGEINDNLMELLIMINACKIASASRVTAVIPCFPYARQDKKDKSRAPISAKLVANMLSVAGADHIITMDLHASQIQGFFDIPVDNLYAEPAVLKWIRENITDWKTCCIVSPDAGGAKR, from the exons CGTGGAAATCGGTGAAAGCGTCCGCGGAGAGGATGTCTACATCGTCCAGAGTGGCTGTGGTGAAATCAATGACAACCTGATGGAGCTCCTTATCATGATCAATGCCTGCAAGATTGCCTCTGCAAGCCGAGTAACAGCAGTCATCCCTTGCTTTCCTTATGCCCGCCAGGACAAAAAGGACAAA AGTCGGGCTCCAATCTCTGCCAAGCTTGTGGCGAATATGCTGTCCGTAGCAGGAGCTGATCATATCATCACCATGGACCTCCATGCTTCCCAGATTCAg GGGTTCTTTGATATCCCAGTGGATAACTTGTATGCAGAGCCAGCTGTCCTGAAGTGGATCCGGGAGAACATTACCGACTGGAAGACCTGCTGCATTGTGTCCCCTGATGCTGGGGGAGCTAAGAGGTAG